In Pseudomonas sp. DNDY-54, a genomic segment contains:
- a CDS encoding FliG C-terminal domain-containing protein, translating into MKENSTQPAEPASGSSKEIKARPVQLRSVSSLDQAAILMLSMGDDISAGILRNFSREEIISISQAMARLSNVKQPMVSDVISRFFDDYKEQSSIKGASRTYLSGMLGKALGGDITRSLLDSIYGEEIRAKMAKMEWLDPKQFAALITKEHAQMQAVFLAFLPPGMATDVLECMPAERQDELLYRIANLNEVNSDVIAELEQLIDRSLQVLSNQGSQVRGVKQAADIMNRFKGNRDQMFELLRAHNEELVSKIEDEMYDFFILSRQNQDVLQTLLEVIPLEEWVVALKGAEPELVRAIQGAMPKRQAQQMESINRRQGPVPLSRVEQVRKDIMAVVREMSADGDLQVQLFREQTVE; encoded by the coding sequence ATGAAAGAGAACTCAACCCAGCCAGCTGAGCCGGCGTCCGGCTCGAGCAAGGAAATCAAGGCGCGTCCGGTACAGCTGCGCTCGGTGAGCTCACTGGACCAGGCGGCCATCCTCATGCTGAGCATGGGCGATGACATTTCGGCCGGCATCCTGCGCAACTTTTCCCGTGAGGAAATCATCAGCATCAGCCAGGCGATGGCGCGTCTGTCCAACGTCAAGCAGCCGATGGTGTCCGATGTGATCAGCCGCTTCTTCGATGACTACAAGGAGCAGAGCAGCATCAAGGGCGCGTCCCGCACCTACCTGTCGGGCATGCTCGGCAAGGCGCTGGGCGGCGACATCACGCGCTCGCTGCTGGATTCCATCTATGGCGAGGAGATCCGCGCCAAGATGGCCAAGATGGAGTGGCTCGATCCGAAGCAGTTCGCTGCCCTGATCACCAAGGAACACGCGCAGATGCAGGCCGTGTTCCTCGCCTTCCTGCCGCCGGGCATGGCCACCGACGTGCTCGAATGCATGCCGGCCGAGCGTCAGGACGAATTGCTCTACCGCATCGCTAACCTCAACGAGGTCAACAGCGATGTCATCGCCGAGCTGGAACAGCTTATCGATCGCAGCCTCCAGGTGCTCTCGAACCAGGGCTCGCAGGTGCGTGGCGTGAAGCAGGCAGCGGACATCATGAACCGCTTCAAGGGCAACCGTGACCAGATGTTCGAACTGTTGCGCGCCCACAACGAAGAGCTGGTGAGCAAGATCGAGGATGAAATGTATGACTTCTTCATCCTCTCGCGGCAGAACCAGGACGTGCTGCAGACGCTGCTGGAAGTGATCCCGCTGGAAGAGTGGGTGGTGGCGCTCAAAGGCGCCGAGCCCGAGCTGGTGCGTGCCATTCAGGGCGCGATGCCCAAGCGCCAGGCGCAGCAGATGGAATCGATCAATCGTCGTCAGGGCCCGGTGCCCTTGTCGCGTGTAGAGCAGGTGCGCAAGGACATCATGGCGGTGGTCCGCGAGATGTCCGCTGACGGTGACCTGCAGGTTCAGTTGTTCCGCGAACAGACGGTCGAGTAA
- the fliH gene encoding flagellar assembly protein FliH, with protein sequence MSIKIIKGEGRSWRPFRFPPRVRTAAELTDSVAGDPAALQRAVADGFQEGIDKGYEQGLEQGREAGHREGFERGVEDGKAVGREEGRVQGRRAFEEAARPMDELVERFERFRQEFEQARREQLLELVQKVSKQVIRCELTLHPTQLLSLAEEALAAMPGDQEDVRILLNPEECTRIKELAPERAAAWRLVPDDKLALGECRVITAESEADIGCQQRLDSCMDTLGEHIRAEA encoded by the coding sequence ATGAGCATCAAGATCATCAAGGGTGAAGGCCGGTCCTGGCGTCCGTTTCGGTTTCCGCCGCGGGTCAGAACCGCGGCGGAGCTGACCGACAGCGTGGCGGGCGATCCGGCGGCGCTGCAGCGTGCCGTCGCCGACGGTTTCCAGGAAGGCATCGACAAAGGCTACGAACAGGGTCTGGAGCAGGGCCGCGAGGCGGGTCATCGCGAGGGCTTCGAGCGCGGCGTTGAAGACGGCAAGGCCGTTGGCCGAGAAGAAGGGCGCGTCCAGGGCCGTCGCGCGTTCGAGGAAGCGGCCCGGCCGATGGATGAGCTGGTCGAGCGCTTCGAGCGCTTCCGTCAGGAATTCGAACAGGCGCGGCGTGAACAACTGCTGGAGCTGGTGCAGAAAGTCTCCAAGCAGGTGATCCGCTGCGAGCTCACCCTGCATCCGACGCAACTGCTCTCGTTGGCTGAAGAAGCGTTGGCCGCTATGCCGGGTGACCAGGAGGACGTACGTATCCTGCTCAATCCCGAGGAATGCACCCGGATCAAGGAACTGGCGCCCGAGCGTGCCGCGGCTTGGCGTCTGGTGCCGGACGACAAGCTGGCGCTCGGCGAGTGCCGGGTGATCACCGCCGAGTCGGAAGCCGACATCGGCTGTCAGCAGCGCCTGGATTCATGCATGGACACGCTGGGCGAACACATCAGGGCGGAAGCCTGA
- the fliI gene encoding flagellar protein export ATPase FliI, whose translation MSLRESFRLDEALRSLDTVQLAKVSGRLVRVSGMLLESLGCQRMTGQRCFVEQGDGSMLEAQVVGFNRDITYLMPFKKPVGLTSGSRVFPAPDDAKLHIDESWLGRVVNGLGEPLDEMGKLSGRDPLPTELPSVNPLKRKPVSEPLDVGVRAINAMLTLGKGQRVGLFAGSGVGKSVLLGMITRQTKADVVVVGLIGERGREVQEFLLHSLGEEGLKKAVVVVAPANESPLMRLKATELCHSIAAYFRDQGNDVLLLVDSLTRYAMAQREIALALGEPPATKGYPPSVFGMLPELVESAGNGANDNGSLSALYTVLAEGDDQQDPIVDCARAILDGHIVLSRRLADAGHYPAIDVCASVSRCMSQVGQPPHLGAARQLKEFYSTYEKIKELIPLGGYSPGADLKTDRAVKLAPTIERFLRQEVGEAAELETSLAILQSIIKQP comes from the coding sequence ATGTCCCTGCGCGAGAGCTTCCGGCTCGACGAGGCGCTGCGCTCGCTGGACACCGTGCAGCTGGCGAAAGTCAGCGGCCGGCTGGTGCGCGTCTCCGGCATGCTGCTGGAAAGCCTCGGCTGCCAGCGCATGACCGGCCAGCGCTGCTTCGTCGAACAGGGCGATGGCAGCATGCTCGAAGCGCAGGTGGTGGGCTTCAATCGCGATATCACTTATCTGATGCCATTCAAGAAGCCGGTTGGGCTGACCTCCGGTTCGCGTGTTTTCCCCGCACCGGACGATGCCAAGCTGCATATCGATGAATCCTGGCTGGGCCGGGTGGTCAACGGCCTCGGTGAGCCGCTGGATGAAATGGGCAAGCTCAGCGGGCGCGATCCACTGCCCACCGAGCTGCCCTCCGTCAACCCGCTCAAACGCAAGCCGGTCAGCGAACCGCTGGACGTCGGCGTGCGCGCGATCAACGCCATGCTGACCCTCGGCAAGGGCCAACGCGTCGGGTTGTTCGCCGGCTCTGGTGTCGGCAAAAGCGTGCTGTTGGGGATGATTACCCGGCAGACCAAGGCTGACGTCGTGGTGGTCGGGCTGATCGGCGAACGTGGGCGCGAGGTGCAGGAGTTTCTGCTGCATTCGCTGGGTGAGGAAGGGCTGAAGAAGGCCGTGGTGGTGGTCGCGCCCGCCAACGAATCGCCGTTGATGCGCCTGAAGGCCACCGAGCTGTGTCACAGCATCGCCGCCTACTTTCGCGACCAGGGCAACGATGTATTGCTGCTGGTGGATTCGCTGACTCGCTACGCCATGGCCCAGCGCGAAATCGCCTTGGCCCTGGGCGAACCGCCGGCCACCAAAGGCTATCCGCCGTCGGTGTTCGGCATGTTGCCGGAACTGGTGGAAAGCGCCGGTAACGGCGCCAATGACAACGGCAGCCTCAGCGCGCTGTACACCGTACTAGCCGAAGGCGATGACCAGCAGGACCCGATCGTCGACTGCGCGCGGGCGATTCTGGATGGGCACATCGTCCTGTCGCGCCGCCTGGCCGATGCCGGGCACTACCCGGCCATCGACGTCTGCGCCTCGGTCAGCCGCTGCATGAGCCAGGTCGGCCAGCCGCCGCACCTCGGCGCGGCGCGTCAGCTCAAGGAGTTCTATAGCACCTACGAGAAGATCAAGGAGCTGATCCCGCTGGGCGGCTACAGCCCGGGCGCGGATCTCAAAACCGATCGTGCGGTGAAGCTGGCGCCCACCATCGAGCGATTTCTGCGCCAGGAAGTGGGCGAGGCCGCGGAGCTGGAAACCAGCCTTGCCATCCTGCAGAGCATCATTAAACAACCATGA
- a CDS encoding flagellar export protein FliJ, with protein sequence MKQQIETLTRLASLRGNRVKQMLGQVQYQQNLCQRYRNNITGLSRLCGFSVPMSTPLQRDNQQRYKATLYKMVELQRRELAVAEQALARIQQELLQAMRSEKVVEHVIDAKMLQWQQLLLAQEQKIQDGLAAQTWWRNQTA encoded by the coding sequence ATGAAACAGCAGATCGAAACGCTCACGCGCCTGGCGAGCCTGCGCGGCAACCGGGTCAAGCAGATGCTCGGGCAGGTTCAGTATCAGCAGAACCTTTGCCAGCGCTATCGCAACAACATCACCGGCCTCAGCCGCCTGTGCGGTTTCTCTGTGCCGATGAGTACGCCGCTGCAGCGCGACAACCAGCAGCGCTACAAGGCGACGCTGTACAAGATGGTCGAACTGCAGCGCCGCGAACTGGCGGTGGCCGAGCAGGCGCTGGCGCGGATTCAGCAGGAGCTGTTGCAGGCCATGCGCAGCGAGAAGGTGGTCGAGCATGTGATCGACGCCAAGATGCTGCAGTGGCAGCAACTGCTGCTGGCGCAGGAGCAGAAAATTCAGGATGGTTTGGCGGCTCAGACCTGGTGGCGCAATCAGACTGCCTAA
- the flgM gene encoding flagellar biosynthesis anti-sigma factor FlgM — protein sequence MEISRHFKPASVTPTELSTARQVAARPAAQPAARQAESLPLEQMHDALRAMPEVDLDRVAAIKQALQRGEISTDVGELASSMLSYHRGSDA from the coding sequence ATGGAAATCAGCCGGCACTTCAAGCCCGCCTCCGTCACACCTACCGAGCTTTCAACGGCCCGTCAGGTCGCCGCTCGCCCGGCTGCTCAGCCAGCCGCACGTCAAGCCGAGAGCCTGCCGTTGGAACAGATGCACGACGCCCTGCGCGCCATGCCCGAGGTCGATCTCGACCGCGTCGCCGCGATCAAGCAAGCCCTGCAGCGCGGTGAAATCTCAACCGACGTGGGCGAGCTGGCGAGCAGCATGCTCAGCTATCACCGCGGAAGCGATGCGTGA
- the flgN gene encoding flagellar protein FlgN: protein MSQREKLLAVVDDDLQQDCGDYLALRELMQALYGRLLERDVPEIDRINLQITVRVEAIAARAQRRSKVLAAFRLEPTGVGMRRLLSSCSGGRGESLQQHWQQVGDLAVQCQQFNEHNGKLLAMHHDILQQLLAGGQDARLYSPQAY from the coding sequence GTGAGCCAGCGCGAGAAACTGCTTGCCGTCGTCGATGACGATTTGCAGCAGGATTGCGGGGATTACCTCGCCCTGCGCGAGCTGATGCAGGCGCTTTACGGCCGCCTGCTGGAACGCGATGTGCCTGAGATCGACCGTATCAATCTGCAGATCACCGTTCGCGTCGAAGCCATTGCCGCGCGCGCCCAGCGCCGCAGCAAGGTCCTGGCTGCCTTCCGGCTGGAGCCGACGGGTGTCGGCATGCGCCGCCTGCTCTCCAGCTGTTCGGGCGGGCGCGGTGAGTCGCTGCAGCAGCACTGGCAGCAGGTCGGTGATCTCGCTGTGCAGTGTCAGCAATTCAACGAGCACAACGGCAAGCTGCTCGCCATGCACCACGACATCCTTCAGCAGCTGCTCGCCGGTGGGCAAGACGCCCGGCTCTATTCGCCTCAAGCGTACTGA
- the fliD gene encoding flagellar filament capping protein FliD: MAINSDYVQQMSTQLATYEVQGSLDRLNRNESRYKAQRDALSSLRTSLTTFKSAITKLNSSTTSMLTNSATSSQEGYATATVGMTAQPGSYDFFTEQLASAHQVALNGLTSADIGAGKLTIGQAGASFDIDLSTIDSDGDGSKSLEELAAAINNHAANTGTQATLVRSNGEVSLVLSSEATGASNAITLTTAGTSAGLDASITSKLELTKAQDAKVRLGGETGMLLTNSSNTFDNVIEGVSVTFTKTHTAGEQALNMVIAQDKAGTKAKAQTFIDAFNALMTSFDSLTASGGESAKRGALAGDSSIRSIESRLNGLLRTDFGGKSLIEFGISADRTGKLTIDATRFEAAVANDPEGFEALFTGKDNLLDSIDKTVASYTSSTNGMLKNRMDTLDMSLRRIDEQFENLQQQYDTHYSRYLRQFTTMMQTMQSMEQTSGMFSMPTPSQANGLFS; the protein is encoded by the coding sequence ATGGCTATAAATTCCGATTACGTACAACAGATGTCGACGCAGTTGGCCACTTACGAAGTCCAGGGTTCGCTGGATCGGCTTAACCGTAACGAATCACGCTACAAGGCTCAGCGCGACGCGCTGAGTTCGCTGCGCACGTCGTTGACTACGTTCAAGTCGGCCATCACCAAGCTCAACAGCAGCACGACGAGCATGCTGACCAATAGCGCGACCTCCAGCCAGGAGGGTTACGCCACTGCCACCGTTGGCATGACGGCGCAGCCGGGCAGCTACGACTTCTTTACCGAGCAACTGGCCAGCGCCCATCAAGTCGCGCTAAATGGGCTCACCTCGGCCGACATCGGCGCCGGGAAGCTCACCATAGGCCAGGCTGGCGCTTCATTCGATATCGACCTGAGCACCATCGACAGCGACGGTGATGGTAGTAAGTCGCTGGAAGAACTGGCGGCGGCCATTAACAATCATGCAGCCAACACTGGTACGCAAGCGACCCTGGTGCGCAGCAACGGGGAGGTCTCGTTGGTGTTGTCCAGTGAAGCGACCGGCGCGTCCAATGCGATTACGCTGACTACCGCTGGCACCAGTGCCGGGTTGGACGCCTCCATTACCAGTAAGCTCGAACTGACCAAAGCTCAGGACGCCAAGGTTCGTCTCGGTGGCGAGACGGGCATGCTACTGACTAATTCCAGTAACACCTTCGATAACGTGATCGAGGGCGTCAGCGTGACGTTCACTAAGACCCACACAGCCGGCGAGCAGGCTTTGAACATGGTGATCGCCCAGGACAAAGCCGGCACCAAGGCCAAGGCGCAGACCTTTATCGATGCCTTCAATGCCTTGATGACCAGCTTCGACTCGCTGACCGCCAGCGGCGGCGAGAGCGCCAAGCGTGGCGCGCTGGCCGGTGATTCCAGCATTCGCTCCATCGAGAGCCGGCTGAACGGCCTGCTGCGCACCGACTTTGGCGGCAAGAGCCTGATCGAATTTGGCATCAGCGCTGACCGCACCGGCAAATTGACCATCGACGCGACGCGTTTTGAGGCCGCCGTGGCCAACGATCCGGAAGGTTTCGAGGCGCTGTTCACCGGCAAGGACAACCTGCTCGACAGCATCGACAAGACGGTCGCCAGCTACACCAGCAGCACCAACGGCATGCTGAAGAACCGCATGGACACGCTGGACATGAGCCTGCGCCGCATCGACGAACAGTTCGAAAACCTTCAGCAGCAGTACGACACCCATTACAGCCGCTACCTCCGGCAGTTCACCACCATGATGCAAACCATGCAGAGCATGGAGCAGACCAGCGGAATGTTCTCGATGCCAACCCCATCGCAAGCTAACGGATTGTTCTCATGA
- the fliS gene encoding flagellar export chaperone FliS, with protein MNSYHPNDSYDSYRSVDLEARAASASPYELVLVLMDGLLDELARARGHIEHKRYQQKGASLEKCMNILNGLNGALDEEGGGEVVQGLARLYEYCIYRLSDVSVSLSLEGLDEVINLLGILREGWEGVSAARK; from the coding sequence ATGAACAGCTATCACCCCAACGACAGTTATGACAGCTACCGCTCCGTAGACCTTGAGGCGCGTGCCGCCTCCGCGTCGCCTTATGAGCTGGTGCTGGTGCTGATGGACGGCCTGCTCGACGAGCTAGCCCGCGCACGGGGCCACATCGAGCACAAGCGCTATCAGCAGAAAGGCGCTTCGCTGGAAAAGTGCATGAACATCCTCAATGGCCTCAACGGCGCACTCGATGAAGAGGGCGGTGGCGAGGTCGTGCAGGGGCTGGCACGCCTTTACGAATACTGCATTTACCGCCTCTCCGACGTCAGCGTCTCGCTGTCGCTCGAAGGCCTGGATGAAGTGATCAACCTGCTCGGCATTCTCCGGGAAGGCTGGGAGGGCGTCAGTGCCGCCCGTAAGTGA
- a CDS encoding flagellar hook-length control protein FliK, protein MIQSISATRAAAASAEPTLPAPAHPAQGSQPAGGRPLAGDAIRGFGERMRLASSEREALPVELSAALLQGTLPTPAAEQGQVMQPGGTALQGTEAGQELTPEQWLLGMIDQQLAEIQARDAAPLGGVPAPATPALPDVVPPTQALSGWLPGQDARGEQRLDAAPTDPLDRLMAGGFQRQVAETNPVMPAMPRPAAPAEMNLVLPAVAPALAETQPTVALEPLLSAAEPLEAGEPLTSTVERGQTTPAQAADRALKLQAPDTKWGEQMLHALRENVDLQIQQKIQSATIRLDPPELGSMEIMLSHESGRLNVQLTAANADVARLLQQTSDRLRQELVGQHFVQVNVQVGADGGGQQGQQRQRAALPGEELPMAARTHEQEQSRESGRARDVLITV, encoded by the coding sequence ATGATCCAGTCGATTTCAGCCACGCGTGCCGCTGCTGCCAGCGCTGAGCCAACGCTGCCGGCGCCTGCACACCCAGCCCAGGGCAGCCAGCCTGCCGGTGGACGGCCGCTGGCAGGCGACGCCATCCGTGGTTTCGGCGAGCGCATGCGGCTGGCCTCCAGCGAGCGCGAGGCCTTGCCGGTCGAACTTTCCGCGGCCTTGCTGCAAGGCACGTTGCCAACGCCGGCAGCCGAGCAGGGACAAGTGATGCAGCCGGGCGGCACCGCCCTGCAGGGCACTGAAGCCGGGCAGGAGCTGACGCCCGAACAATGGCTGCTGGGCATGATCGATCAGCAGCTGGCCGAGATTCAGGCGCGCGATGCGGCGCCGCTGGGCGGTGTGCCTGCACCGGCTACGCCGGCTTTGCCAGACGTTGTTCCACCGACGCAAGCACTGAGCGGCTGGTTGCCGGGGCAGGACGCGCGGGGTGAGCAGCGGCTTGACGCCGCTCCGACCGATCCGCTGGACCGGCTCATGGCCGGTGGCTTTCAGCGCCAGGTGGCTGAGACGAACCCGGTGATGCCGGCGATGCCGAGGCCCGCCGCGCCCGCCGAGATGAATCTGGTACTGCCTGCGGTTGCGCCGGCACTGGCCGAGACCCAGCCGACGGTGGCGCTGGAGCCGCTGCTGAGCGCAGCCGAGCCGTTGGAAGCCGGCGAGCCACTGACCAGTACCGTCGAACGCGGACAGACGACGCCGGCCCAGGCGGCTGATCGAGCGCTGAAGCTGCAGGCGCCGGACACCAAGTGGGGCGAGCAGATGCTGCACGCGCTGCGTGAAAACGTCGATCTGCAGATCCAGCAAAAGATCCAGAGCGCCACCATCCGTCTCGACCCGCCGGAGCTGGGCAGCATGGAAATCATGCTCAGCCATGAGTCGGGTCGGTTGAACGTTCAGCTGACCGCCGCCAACGCTGACGTGGCGCGCCTGCTGCAGCAGACCAGCGATCGCCTGCGCCAGGAACTGGTCGGCCAGCACTTCGTACAGGTCAACGTGCAGGTCGGCGCCGACGGCGGTGGCCAGCAAGGACAGCAGCGTCAGCGCGCGGCGCTGCCCGGTGAGGAGCTGCCCATGGCGGCCCGAACGCACGAGCAGGAACAAAGCCGGGAGAGCGGTCGCGCCCGGGATGTATTGATCACGGTTTGA
- the fliL gene encoding flagellar basal body-associated protein FliL, which produces MSTPRLVLLMLLLNVLTVAGGVGVSYWLLKPGLEGAASEEVAAAEPTEPSEYEFFPVEKVIVSVRGDGREHYFVLDLALQADASDEPKKFEQVEPIVRNSVVGYLSSLTFEELRGLKISDLQERLETVLFADFASKNAAVPFKHVLVNKLIVQ; this is translated from the coding sequence ATGTCGACGCCCCGTCTTGTCCTGCTGATGCTACTGCTCAACGTCCTGACCGTTGCCGGTGGCGTTGGTGTCAGTTACTGGCTGCTCAAGCCCGGCCTGGAAGGCGCCGCCTCTGAAGAGGTCGCGGCGGCTGAACCGACCGAACCCTCGGAGTACGAGTTCTTCCCGGTGGAGAAGGTCATCGTCAGCGTGCGCGGCGACGGTCGTGAGCATTACTTCGTGCTGGACCTCGCCTTGCAGGCTGACGCGTCTGATGAGCCGAAGAAATTCGAGCAGGTCGAACCCATCGTGCGTAACTCGGTGGTGGGCTACCTGTCGTCTCTGACATTCGAAGAATTGCGTGGGTTGAAGATCAGCGATCTGCAGGAACGGCTCGAAACCGTCCTGTTCGCCGACTTTGCCAGCAAGAACGCAGCGGTGCCGTTCAAGCACGTGCTGGTCAACAAGCTGATCGTGCAATAA
- a CDS encoding FliA/WhiG family RNA polymerase sigma factor, producing MSATCPIDYYGATPAGPSVFAPAVEQRWLMQYLPLVKRIVRQLSLQANQVLDREDMEQIGMMGLLEGLRRYGEPDEQFGKFASLRIRGAILDELRRQDWRPRQVRQQAHKVRDAIRDLSRQLGHEPSDEEIKAHTGLCDKDYQDFLCADSSEAIESLDELLQSGHEHFPDTTELFEERLIKERVLAQALARLDERERLVLTLYYQHELSLKEIALVLEVSDARVCQLSKQAIGKACRFLTERSQ from the coding sequence ATGAGCGCCACTTGCCCCATTGACTACTACGGCGCCACGCCCGCCGGCCCCTCGGTGTTCGCACCGGCGGTCGAGCAGCGTTGGCTGATGCAGTATCTGCCGCTGGTCAAGCGCATCGTCCGGCAACTCTCGTTGCAGGCCAATCAGGTGCTCGACCGCGAGGACATGGAGCAGATCGGCATGATGGGCCTGCTCGAAGGGCTGCGCCGCTATGGTGAGCCCGACGAGCAGTTCGGCAAGTTCGCCTCGCTGCGTATCCGCGGCGCGATCCTCGATGAACTGCGCCGCCAGGACTGGCGCCCGCGTCAGGTCCGCCAACAGGCGCACAAGGTGCGTGACGCGATTCGTGACCTGTCGCGCCAGCTGGGACACGAACCCAGCGACGAAGAAATCAAGGCGCACACCGGCCTGTGCGACAAGGATTACCAGGACTTTCTCTGCGCGGATTCGTCGGAGGCGATCGAAAGCCTCGATGAATTGCTGCAGAGCGGTCACGAGCATTTTCCCGATACCACCGAGCTGTTCGAGGAGCGCCTGATCAAGGAGCGCGTGCTGGCGCAGGCGCTGGCGCGACTGGACGAGCGCGAGCGGCTGGTGCTGACGCTGTATTACCAGCACGAATTGAGTTTGAAAGAGATTGCCCTGGTGCTGGAAGTCAGCGATGCCCGGGTCTGTCAGCTAAGCAAACAGGCGATCGGCAAGGCTTGCCGATTCCTCACCGAGAGAAGTCAGTAG
- the motA gene encoding flagellar motor stator protein MotA, which translates to MQKVLGAFIIIGCVLGGYAMANGDMRMLWQPAEVVIILGAALGSLVVGNPKEVLIEMLHQIKGVFAYQRRGEEFQRQLLMLLYELLEMVDVGGLKVLDSHIEEPEQSDLFVRYPLILQERNLMAFIADNFRLMAMGKITAHELEGFLEQELEAMEHALLQPARSLHKIGEAMPGFGILAAIMGIIITMGSIGGSVAEIGAHVAAALVGTFLGIFFCYCLMDPLSNAMSQRIKTELSALECVRTTLVAHVAGKPTLLAVDAGRKLIEQDVKPAFRQLENWVTQYEEERDAA; encoded by the coding sequence ATGCAGAAAGTATTAGGCGCCTTCATCATCATCGGCTGCGTGCTGGGCGGCTACGCCATGGCGAATGGCGACATGCGGATGCTCTGGCAACCGGCTGAGGTCGTCATCATCCTGGGTGCGGCGCTCGGCAGTCTGGTCGTGGGCAACCCCAAGGAAGTCCTGATCGAGATGCTGCACCAGATCAAGGGCGTGTTTGCCTACCAGCGTCGCGGCGAAGAGTTTCAGCGTCAGCTGCTCATGCTGCTCTATGAATTGCTGGAAATGGTCGATGTTGGCGGCCTCAAGGTTCTTGATTCGCACATCGAGGAACCTGAGCAGAGCGACCTGTTCGTCCGTTACCCGCTGATTCTTCAAGAACGTAACCTGATGGCGTTCATTGCCGACAACTTCCGCCTGATGGCCATGGGCAAGATTACCGCGCACGAACTGGAAGGCTTTCTCGAGCAGGAGCTCGAAGCCATGGAGCATGCGCTGCTGCAGCCGGCGCGCTCGCTGCACAAGATCGGTGAGGCCATGCCCGGCTTCGGCATTCTCGCTGCGATCATGGGCATCATCATCACCATGGGCAGCATCGGCGGCAGTGTTGCGGAAATCGGCGCCCATGTGGCGGCGGCGCTGGTCGGCACCTTCCTCGGCATCTTCTTCTGCTATTGCCTGATGGACCCACTCTCCAACGCTATGAGCCAGCGGATCAAGACCGAGCTGTCAGCGCTGGAATGCGTGCGCACAACCTTGGTGGCGCATGTTGCCGGCAAGCCTACGCTGCTGGCGGTGGACGCCGGTCGCAAGCTGATCGAGCAGGACGTCAAACCGGCCTTCCGTCAGCTGGAAAACTGGGTCACCCAGTATGAGGAAGAAAGGGACGCCGCATGA
- a CDS encoding OmpA family protein: MRSRGKGGVGGEHEIIIKRRSKKGHGDEHGGAWKVAFADFTLAMMALFMVLWIIQPQMEKSNPSYGEMESNPLVDGGAGIFDGTSRSPLELDGMPVRPPQAETTNDSESAAEADGSHNYGSTEELKKLAELMRQVASEVDALANLEVDVVPQGLRILIKDDQQRFMFQRGSATLNPHFQKLLGVLAGVLVKVDNKLIISGHTDATPYRQKNGYNNWNLSGDRALRARHALVEAGLGERSVLQVTAQADVMPLHPEDPQNGANRRVEILLLTASAEALYKELFGDSYGQVRFTESGASFSGASAE, from the coding sequence ATGAGAAGCAGAGGCAAGGGCGGCGTCGGCGGCGAGCACGAGATCATCATCAAGCGCCGCAGCAAGAAGGGCCACGGCGACGAGCATGGCGGTGCCTGGAAGGTGGCCTTTGCCGACTTCACCCTGGCAATGATGGCGCTGTTCATGGTGCTGTGGATCATCCAGCCGCAGATGGAAAAGTCCAACCCGTCGTACGGCGAGATGGAAAGCAATCCGCTGGTCGATGGCGGCGCGGGGATCTTCGATGGCACCAGCCGGTCACCGCTGGAACTCGACGGCATGCCGGTGCGCCCACCGCAGGCGGAGACGACGAACGACAGCGAGTCGGCAGCTGAGGCGGACGGCAGTCACAATTACGGTTCGACCGAGGAGCTGAAGAAGCTCGCCGAGTTGATGCGACAGGTCGCCAGCGAAGTGGACGCCCTGGCCAACCTGGAGGTGGACGTGGTCCCGCAGGGGCTGCGCATTCTGATCAAGGATGACCAGCAACGCTTCATGTTTCAGCGCGGCAGTGCCACCTTGAATCCGCACTTCCAGAAACTCCTCGGCGTGCTGGCGGGTGTGTTGGTCAAAGTGGACAACAAGCTGATCATCAGCGGGCACACCGATGCCACACCGTATCGGCAGAAAAACGGTTACAACAACTGGAACCTGTCCGGTGATCGCGCGCTGCGTGCCCGCCACGCACTGGTCGAAGCCGGCCTTGGCGAGCGCTCGGTGCTGCAAGTGACGGCGCAAGCCGACGTCATGCCGCTGCACCCCGAGGACCCGCAGAACGGTGCCAATCGGCGCGTGGAAATTCTGCTGCTGACCGCCTCGGCCGAGGCGCTGTATAAAGAGCTGTTCGGCGACAGCTATGGGCAGGTGCGTTTTACCGAAAGCGGTGCGAGCTTTAGCGGAGCGTCCGCGGAATAA